The DNA segment TATTTGTACTGACCTCTAACACCCTAATTCCTTGCTTTGGTAACAGCTTCAACTTATCCTTTAACTGTGACCAAGAACTAATTAACTCATGCTGTACATTATATGTAGCACATAACTGAGCAAAATTGATATTCTGGGGAGTGGCAAAAAACTCTTCAAAAGGCGGGTCAAATTTTGCTATGGGTAACATTTCAAAAATCCCCCCACCATTATTATTAATTAAAACAATTGTTAAGTGTCCAATAAACTTATTTCTAATTAAAAATCCATTGGTATCATGTAACAAAGCTAAATCTCCCGTTAGCATGACGCTACTTTGCTGATGGTGTGCTATTCCTAAAGCGGTGGAAAGTGTGCCATCAATACCATTTGCACCTCGATTAAAATACGGTTTTATCTGTAAATTGTTTGGTTTCCAGAAAAATTCCACATCCCGCACTGGCATACTATTAGAAATAAATAATGGTGTTCGTGGTGGGAGAATTTGCGAAATTAACCAAGCGGCTTTACTTTCAATTAATTCATCTATATTTACCCAAGTCTCATCAATATTTTTTCTAACTTTAGCTTCAATTTTACACCAGTTTTGTAAATAAAGCCCCCGTTCACCATTCCCAATTTCCCAGTTTTCTATCTCTTCTACAGATATGCGTAAATGTGTGGTTTTTCCATGCAAAGGGTCTAGGTTTTCATGGCTATTATCTAATATCCAACTTTGAGGTTGAGTAGTAGATAGCCAGTTACGCAGTTCTTTACTAGTAGGCATTTCCCCGATCTGAATTACCATTTCTGGGGTTAATTCTTTGGCAAGTTGCTGATTACGTAAAATGATGTCGTAGGTAGAAATTAAATAGGGATTGAGACTAGCATGATTTCTGACTGGGGAAAGTCCCTCGGCTAAAACAGGCCAGTTGAGTGTTTGAGAAAGACGCGCGATCGCTTGACAATATTTCTCTGGTGCTTGGGTTTGGGCTACACCAGCGATGATTATCCCGCGCTCAGATTTTAACCATTCTTGGGGAATAGGGAATGAGGAACGGGCAATATTAGTAGTTACTATACCTGCAAAAAAGTCTTCTGGGTAGAACTGCGACTGTAAATTACTCAAGTCAATTCCATCAGGAATGGGTGCAAGAGGGTCACGAAAGGGAATATTTAAATGTACTGGCCCCTGTGTGGGAATTTGACAGCGCTCCCAAGCATGAATAATCGTTTGTCGCAGATAACCTAGGATTCTCATGTCTGGAGCGGGGACAGCTAACTCTGCTTGCCAGTTTGGGTAATTACCATATAATTTAACTTGGTCTATAGTTTGCCCTGAATGGCAATTTCTCAATTCTTGGGGTCTATCGCTAGTTAACACCAGCAATGGTACGCGACTTTCTTTGGCTTCAATAATCGCGGGGTAAAAATTTGCTGCTGCTGTTCCAGAGGTGCAAACCAGCGCAACGGGAAGACCAGTGGCTTTGGCTCTGCCCAAGGCAAAAAAGGCGGCTGAACGCTCATCGAGAATAGAAATGGCTTCAATATCAGGAATTTGCTGGATAAAGGCGACTACTAGCGGTGTGGAACGTGAACCAGGACAAATTACCACACAATTCAATCCCAGGCGCTTGAGTGTTTCGGTTAAAATATAAGCCCAAACTTGATTCACATTCTTATGGGCAAATGGTATTAAATCAAACATAGCCATCAAATAATTTTAATTTTTAGATTTTGGATAGTTAAATTCAATTTAAAATTCCTCTGGGAAAGTTGAGCTTTTCCACTTTCCGCCAAATATCAAATTCACACTCAAAGTCTTATGGATTGCATTCATTTAACTGATATTCGCTGCTATGGCTACACTGGGTATCTACCAGAAGAACAGGTATTAGGACAATGGTTTGAAGTGGATGTGAAATTATGGTTAGATATCTCCACAGCTGCCAAGACTGACGCAATTGAAGATACTCTGGATTATCGCAGCGTCATTAGCTCGATACAACATTTAGTTAAAACAGCTAAATTTGCTTTGTTGGAAAGGTTAGTGGGTGCGATCGCTGATTCTATCCTGCAACAGTGCGATCGCGTCACACAAGTCCAAGTTATTGTCAGTAAGCCCGCCGCACCTATTCCAGATTTTGGCGGCAGAATTAGTATCGAACTGACTAAGCTCAAGTCTAACCTCTGAAGTTTTGCTGTGTTTTTTATTACTCACAAACCATCTAAGTAGAAAAACAATTTTGCGTTAGGATATCATCCTAACGCACCTGCAATTGTTGCTATAAAATGGTCAACTAAATAACTATTTGTTTGTTAGACTGTAAAAACTTTTGCAAGTCAGCTTGTACTTTTGGTTGTTGAATATAAACTTCTGCCGCCTCAATTAAATTATTTAAATTCTCTTCACTTACATCATCAATATCATCACTTAAGCGTTTTCCTGTCAACTCCCTATCAAGCTTAAATTGCAATCGTAAAACCCGCTCTTCAATGATTTTATTAGTGATGTACTCATGAACAATTGAAGAAGCATCCAACAATACACTGATTATTGGCTGCGCCCATTGTATAAGACCCCAGCCTTGGGCTTTCTCAAATGGTATGATTCGCGTCATATCACCAGTACCGATGGAGAGGACGCTAATATCTTCAATTTTATGCCCTAATCTTAGAGCTTCAGCAACTGCACAACTAGAAGGGTTATTAGCCGCCATACCACCATCAATTGCAGAGTAAATAGTTTTAATTGAATAGCTAGAGGTATGATCAGGAATATCTTCCCAAGGAGAATCTATCAAAGCTCGTCTTTTTGTACCTTCATAGTTTTTGACAGTACGAGTTTGACCTTTTCCTGTACCACTGGTTATTCTAATTTGTGTATTGTTATATATATTATTAATTGAAGATGCCTGTTCACATAATGTTATGGTATCCCCAGTTGCACATTTGGCTGTGCCATTGATTCTTTTCTCTAGTTTATGTGCGGGAAAAAAGGTTGGAGCAGAAGCAGAACAAAGACAGGCTTCCCATAAAGGCACATTGCCATAAGCAGCATTTTCATGCCAGCTTTTAAATACTATTGGCTCTCTGCCAATGGTATCGTAAGCAACGATTAATAGTAACGGCTCTATAATATCTAATAGTTTTGTATTTCCTAG comes from the Nodularia sp. NIES-3585 genome and includes:
- the menD gene encoding 2-succinyl-5-enolpyruvyl-6-hydroxy-3-cyclohexene-1-carboxylic-acid synthase, which gives rise to MFDLIPFAHKNVNQVWAYILTETLKRLGLNCVVICPGSRSTPLVVAFIQQIPDIEAISILDERSAAFFALGRAKATGLPVALVCTSGTAAANFYPAIIEAKESRVPLLVLTSDRPQELRNCHSGQTIDQVKLYGNYPNWQAELAVPAPDMRILGYLRQTIIHAWERCQIPTQGPVHLNIPFRDPLAPIPDGIDLSNLQSQFYPEDFFAGIVTTNIARSSFPIPQEWLKSERGIIIAGVAQTQAPEKYCQAIARLSQTLNWPVLAEGLSPVRNHASLNPYLISTYDIILRNQQLAKELTPEMVIQIGEMPTSKELRNWLSTTQPQSWILDNSHENLDPLHGKTTHLRISVEEIENWEIGNGERGLYLQNWCKIEAKVRKNIDETWVNIDELIESKAAWLISQILPPRTPLFISNSMPVRDVEFFWKPNNLQIKPYFNRGANGIDGTLSTALGIAHHQQSSVMLTGDLALLHDTNGFLIRNKFIGHLTIVLINNNGGGIFEMLPIAKFDPPFEEFFATPQNINFAQLCATYNVQHELISSWSQLKDKLKLLPKQGIRVLEVSTNRKLDAKWRKENLEKFGADIRV
- the folB gene encoding dihydroneopterin aldolase, with the translated sequence MDCIHLTDIRCYGYTGYLPEEQVLGQWFEVDVKLWLDISTAAKTDAIEDTLDYRSVISSIQHLVKTAKFALLERLVGAIADSILQQCDRVTQVQVIVSKPAAPIPDFGGRISIELTKLKSNL
- a CDS encoding patatin-like phospholipase family protein, with translation MPFRILSLDGGGIRGIVAAKMLAAIQKEIGQPLNKYFDLIAGTSTGSILAAGIAAGLTSEEIIEIYKQKGAVIFPYKSRFSLKRIPLLLKYGLSAPKFSDDGLTTVLKETLGNTKLLDIIEPLLLIVAYDTIGREPIVFKSWHENAAYGNVPLWEACLCSASAPTFFPAHKLEKRINGTAKCATGDTITLCEQASSINNIYNNTQIRITSGTGKGQTRTVKNYEGTKRRALIDSPWEDIPDHTSSYSIKTIYSAIDGGMAANNPSSCAVAEALRLGHKIEDISVLSIGTGDMTRIIPFEKAQGWGLIQWAQPIISVLLDASSIVHEYITNKIIEERVLRLQFKLDRELTGKRLSDDIDDVSEENLNNLIEAAEVYIQQPKVQADLQKFLQSNKQIVI